A genome region from Blautia coccoides includes the following:
- a CDS encoding YjdF family protein, with product MDRISITVRVFFQDPFWIGLCERTDSTGCSVCKITFGPEPKDYEVQEFISQSWYRLSFSPAVAEAVRTTEHRNPKRMLREVKKQMNQTGIGTKSQQALKLQHEESKEKRKSLSRERKEEEEQRKFALRQQKRKEKHRGR from the coding sequence ATGGACAGAATATCGATAACAGTAAGAGTTTTCTTTCAGGACCCCTTTTGGATCGGTTTATGTGAAAGAACAGACAGCACAGGCTGTTCTGTATGCAAGATCACATTTGGGCCGGAACCAAAGGATTATGAGGTGCAGGAATTTATCAGTCAGAGCTGGTATCGGCTAAGTTTCAGTCCGGCTGTTGCCGAAGCTGTGAGGACAACAGAGCACAGGAATCCCAAAAGGATGCTGCGGGAGGTAAAAAAGCAGATGAACCAGACGGGCATCGGCACAAAATCCCAGCAGGCTTTGAAGCTCCAGCATGAGGAGAGCAAAGAGAAGCGAAAATCCCTTTCCAGAGAGAGAAAGGAAGAGGAGGAGCAGAGAAAATTTGCCTTGAGGCAGCAGAAAAGAAAGGAAAAGCACAGAGGAAGATAG
- the metA gene encoding homoserine O-acetyltransferase MetA, translating into MPIKIQSDLPVKEILEKENIFVMDEGRAVHQDIRPIRILILNLMPLKEDTELQLLRSLSNTPLQVDVSFMMVATHESKNTATSHLNKFYETFEQVKDHKFDGMIITGAPVEQMEFEEVDYWEELKGIMEWTKTNVTSTIYLCWAAQAGLYYHYGLEKKMMDHKVFGLFRHRVENRKVPLVRGFDDEFLAPHSRHTEVAAEDIHACDALTVLAESDEAGVFLCMAMDGRQIFVMGHPEYDRVTLDGEYKRDKGKGMDIKLPENYYPENDPDNKPLLLWRAHANNLYTNWLNYYVYQITPYDLDGTPF; encoded by the coding sequence ATGCCGATCAAAATACAAAGTGACCTGCCTGTGAAGGAAATACTGGAAAAAGAAAATATATTCGTCATGGATGAGGGGCGTGCTGTCCATCAGGATATCCGCCCGATCCGGATCCTGATCCTGAATCTGATGCCTCTCAAGGAGGATACCGAACTGCAGCTTCTTCGCTCGCTGTCCAATACACCTCTGCAGGTGGATGTATCTTTTATGATGGTGGCGACTCATGAGTCGAAAAACACAGCCACCAGTCATCTGAATAAATTCTATGAGACCTTTGAACAGGTAAAGGACCATAAGTTTGACGGAATGATCATCACAGGCGCTCCGGTAGAGCAGATGGAGTTTGAGGAAGTGGATTACTGGGAAGAGCTGAAAGGGATCATGGAGTGGACCAAGACGAATGTGACCTCCACGATTTATCTGTGCTGGGCTGCCCAGGCCGGTCTTTACTATCATTATGGCCTGGAGAAAAAAATGATGGATCACAAAGTATTCGGTCTTTTCCGCCACAGGGTGGAAAACCGAAAGGTGCCTCTTGTGCGCGGCTTTGATGATGAATTTTTAGCGCCCCACTCCCGTCATACAGAAGTGGCGGCAGAGGATATCCATGCATGTGATGCGCTGACTGTTCTGGCTGAATCCGACGAAGCCGGTGTGTTCCTTTGTATGGCAATGGACGGGCGTCAGATTTTTGTGATGGGACATCCGGAATATGACCGGGTGACCCTGGACGGGGAATATAAGAGGGATAAAGGGAAAGGTATGGATATTAAACTGCCTGAGAATTATTATCCTGAGAATGACCCTGATAACAAGCCTCTTCTGCTTTGGAGGGCACATGCAAATAACCTGTACACCAACTGGCTCAATTATTACGTTTACCAGATCACGCCTTATGACTTGGATGGGACGCCGTTTTAA
- the ligA gene encoding NAD-dependent DNA ligase LigA: MDKTARMKELIPLLNEAAKAYYQEDREIMSNFEYDKLYDELTKLERETGITLTGSPTVSVGYEALDELQKEAHESPMLSLDKTKDVEILREFIGEQKTLLSWKLDGLTIVLTYRDGSLLKAVTRGNGVVGEVITNNAKVFKNIPLQIAHKGELILRGEAIITYSDFEKINEQIEDVDARYKNPRNLCSGSVRQLNNEITAKRNVQFYAFSLVRAEGVDFENSRQKQFEWLEAQGFDVVEYRMVTAETLDDAIAYFSEKITKNDFPSDGLVALYDDIAYGDSLGSTAKFPRNAFAFKWKDEIRETTLKEIEWSPSRTGLINPVAIFEPVELEGTTVSRASVHNISILKDLELGIGDKIQVYKANMIIPQIAENLTRSGAIEIPHACPVCGQEARVIKTNDVESLYCMNTECQAKKIKSFTLFVSRDAMNIDGLSEATLEKFILKGFIKDFGDIFEIEKYRDEIVSMDGFGQKSYDNLTASIEKASHTTLPRLLYSLGISNVGIANAKVICKEFRYDLDKIIHATPEEISSVEGIGPVIAGTFTEYFSDEGNIKRLEHLLSHLTFEEVKTESTQSLEGKQFVITGSVEHFANRAQLKEFIEERGGKVTASVTSKTDYLINNDTTSSSSKNKKAKDLGIPILSEEDFLKLSEEA; this comes from the coding sequence ATGGATAAGACAGCGAGGATGAAAGAACTGATTCCTCTTTTAAATGAGGCGGCAAAGGCATATTATCAGGAAGACAGGGAGATCATGAGCAATTTTGAGTATGATAAGCTCTATGATGAACTGACGAAGCTGGAGCGGGAGACTGGGATCACCCTGACCGGCAGCCCAACGGTCTCCGTGGGATACGAAGCATTGGATGAACTGCAGAAGGAAGCCCATGAAAGCCCCATGCTCTCCCTGGACAAGACAAAGGATGTGGAAATCCTGCGGGAGTTTATCGGGGAACAGAAGACCCTTCTCTCCTGGAAACTGGACGGACTCACCATTGTACTGACTTACCGGGACGGCAGTCTTTTGAAAGCAGTTACCAGGGGAAATGGTGTAGTGGGGGAAGTCATTACCAACAACGCCAAGGTCTTTAAGAATATCCCCCTTCAGATCGCCCACAAAGGGGAGCTGATCCTGCGCGGGGAGGCCATTATCACCTATTCTGATTTTGAGAAGATCAATGAACAGATCGAGGATGTGGATGCCCGCTATAAAAATCCCAGAAATCTGTGCAGCGGCTCTGTACGGCAGCTCAACAATGAGATCACGGCAAAGCGGAATGTGCAGTTTTACGCATTTTCCCTGGTCCGGGCCGAGGGTGTGGATTTTGAAAATTCCAGGCAGAAGCAGTTTGAATGGCTGGAAGCACAGGGCTTTGATGTGGTGGAGTACCGGATGGTGACTGCGGAAACCCTGGATGATGCCATCGCTTACTTTTCTGAGAAGATCACTAAAAATGATTTTCCGTCAGATGGCCTGGTTGCACTCTATGATGATATTGCTTACGGAGATTCTCTGGGAAGCACCGCAAAATTCCCACGGAATGCATTTGCTTTTAAATGGAAGGATGAGATTCGGGAAACTACTCTGAAAGAGATAGAATGGAGTCCGTCAAGGACCGGCCTGATCAATCCTGTGGCAATCTTTGAACCGGTGGAGCTGGAGGGAACTACAGTGAGCAGGGCCAGTGTGCACAATATCAGTATCCTGAAGGATTTGGAGCTGGGAATCGGGGACAAGATCCAGGTCTACAAAGCCAATATGATCATTCCGCAGATCGCGGAGAATCTGACGAGAAGCGGAGCCATTGAGATTCCCCATGCATGTCCGGTCTGCGGGCAGGAGGCCAGAGTCATAAAGACCAATGATGTGGAATCCCTGTACTGCATGAACACGGAATGCCAGGCCAAGAAAATAAAATCCTTTACCCTGTTTGTAAGCAGAGACGCCATGAATATAGACGGATTGTCAGAGGCAACCCTGGAGAAATTCATATTAAAAGGATTTATAAAGGATTTTGGTGATATCTTTGAGATTGAAAAATACAGAGATGAGATTGTCTCCATGGATGGTTTCGGACAGAAGTCCTATGACAATCTGACTGCCAGCATAGAAAAAGCGTCCCATACCACATTGCCGAGACTCCTGTACAGCCTGGGAATCTCCAATGTGGGCATCGCCAACGCAAAGGTGATCTGTAAAGAATTCCGGTATGACCTGGATAAGATCATACACGCCACCCCCGAGGAGATCAGCAGCGTGGAGGGGATCGGACCGGTTATCGCGGGAACTTTTACAGAGTATTTTTCAGATGAGGGAAATATTAAAAGATTGGAGCATCTCTTATCCCATCTGACCTTTGAGGAAGTTAAGACAGAGAGTACCCAGAGTCTGGAGGGAAAACAATTTGTGATCACCGGAAGCGTGGAGCATTTTGCAAACCGGGCACAACTGAAAGAATTTATCGAAGAGAGGGGCGGCAAGGTTACGGCGAGTGTAACTTCCAAGACAGATTACCTGATCAACAATGACACCACATCCTCCTCTTCAAAGAATAAGAAAGCCAAGGATTTAGGAATCCCCATTCTGTCAGAGGAGGATTTCCTGAAGCTTTCAGAGGAAGCATGA
- the cls gene encoding cardiolipin synthase, which produces MQSEEMKKKGLKGVKTIIFGRTLIVVFAFLIQFALIISSFIWLKDYSFYIYAGFVVLGVLVLLHLFNSRGNPDFKLVWMLPLTVVPVFGALFYLYINSQPGTRMIYQRLQYLGKFTKQYVTQKEKVKKDLEQKNPQMGHLASYLMEYGTCPVYEHTLVTYFPLGDEQFPAMLKELEKAEKFIFMEYFILEEGYMWNTVLELLKKKVKEGVEVRVMYDGMCVLALLPSFYPRILEREGIQCKMFAPIKPFFSPHYNNRDHRKILVVDGKVAFTGGTNLADEYINKKERFGHWKDTAVMLKGEAVERFTFMFLEMWGVSERGDLEYEPYRTPADLQIPNDGYVIPYDVMPYGYERMGKQVYLDILNTAQRYVHIMTPYLILDHEMIMTLTYAAKRGVEVCIIMPHIPDKKTAFALAKTYYNELLEAGVEIYEYTPGFVHAKVFISDDEKAVVGTVNMDYRSFYHHFEDGVLFYRNSQIPYVERDFQYTKNKCVKISVADYKRLGIFTRIMGKVLRIFAPLM; this is translated from the coding sequence ATGCAGTCTGAAGAGATGAAAAAGAAAGGGCTGAAAGGTGTTAAGACCATCATTTTCGGCAGGACGTTGATCGTGGTCTTTGCTTTTCTGATCCAGTTTGCACTGATCATATCCAGTTTTATCTGGCTGAAGGATTACAGCTTTTATATTTATGCCGGATTTGTAGTTTTAGGTGTGCTTGTGCTTCTGCATCTTTTCAACAGCAGAGGAAATCCCGACTTTAAACTGGTCTGGATGCTTCCCCTGACTGTTGTTCCTGTATTCGGAGCCTTATTTTACCTCTATATCAACAGTCAGCCGGGAACCAGAATGATTTACCAGAGGCTTCAATACCTTGGAAAATTTACAAAACAGTATGTGACCCAGAAGGAAAAGGTGAAAAAAGATTTAGAACAGAAGAATCCCCAGATGGGGCATCTGGCTTCTTATCTGATGGAATATGGCACCTGCCCGGTCTATGAGCACACTCTGGTGACCTATTTTCCTCTGGGAGATGAGCAGTTTCCGGCCATGCTTAAAGAGCTTGAGAAGGCTGAGAAGTTTATTTTCATGGAGTATTTTATCCTGGAAGAGGGATATATGTGGAATACCGTGCTGGAACTTTTGAAAAAGAAAGTCAAAGAAGGCGTGGAGGTCAGAGTCATGTATGACGGTATGTGTGTGCTGGCCCTGCTTCCCTCTTTCTATCCGAGGATTTTGGAGAGAGAGGGGATCCAGTGCAAAATGTTCGCTCCGATCAAGCCATTCTTCTCCCCCCATTACAATAACAGGGACCACAGAAAGATCCTTGTGGTCGACGGTAAAGTGGCTTTTACTGGAGGGACGAACCTGGCAGATGAGTATATTAATAAGAAGGAACGTTTCGGACACTGGAAGGATACGGCAGTCATGCTGAAGGGCGAGGCAGTGGAGCGCTTTACCTTCATGTTTCTGGAAATGTGGGGTGTGTCAGAGCGGGGAGATCTGGAATATGAGCCATATAGGACTCCCGCAGATCTGCAGATACCGAATGACGGATATGTCATTCCCTATGATGTGATGCCCTATGGGTATGAGAGAATGGGGAAACAGGTATACCTGGACATATTGAATACAGCGCAGCGCTACGTACATATTATGACGCCGTATCTGATCCTTGACCATGAGATGATCATGACGCTGACCTATGCGGCAAAACGCGGTGTGGAGGTCTGCATTATCATGCCCCATATTCCTGATAAAAAAACTGCCTTTGCCCTTGCCAAGACGTACTACAACGAACTGTTGGAGGCGGGTGTGGAAATCTATGAATACACGCCCGGATTTGTCCATGCAAAAGTCTTTATATCAGATGATGAGAAGGCTGTTGTAGGTACCGTGAATATGGACTACAGAAGCTTTTACCACCATTTTGAGGATGGTGTGCTCTTTTACCGGAACTCCCAGATTCCCTATGTGGAGCGGGATTTTCAGTATACAAAAAATAAATGTGTGAAGATTTCCGTGGCAGACTACAAACGCCTGGGTATTTTCACAAGGATCATGGGAAAAGTGCTGCGTATATTTGCACCGCTGATGTAA
- a CDS encoding AAA family ATPase, with translation MIKSFIYENFKSFEKAELNLEAVTSLVGTNASGKSNAIEGISILAELAMGVEISVVLDGTRNHDSHVRGGSKACSRFRTSAFRLGCLVDLDDEYDLLYDIKINTLRRNVVEEESLYKVKNGKTVHQGDKIFRTKLQQEESGDIKVEYRNGKRGTNPDIVCIRTVSILSQMKSKLPENTEIDTENLQYVNLVLENLRGIFVLDPIPSEMRDYVRITDVELKTNCENISPVLYNLCQEKEKKKRLLDIVCSLPENEVKDIEFVVTKLGDVIFGLKEQYLSSSELVDAKKLSDGTLRCIALVSSMLTMPENGVLVIEEIDNGIHPGRVRKLIESLQMLGRERNIDIILTTHNAFLLNSYDKNKLLGVSVVYRDKEKGTSRFIPFVDVKQSPKILASGGLGYAMAEETLTDSIKSTDTSIDYSWLGV, from the coding sequence ATGATAAAAAGCTTTATATATGAGAACTTTAAAAGTTTTGAAAAAGCAGAATTGAATTTGGAAGCTGTCACAAGCCTGGTGGGTACCAATGCTTCTGGAAAAAGTAATGCAATTGAAGGAATCAGTATTTTGGCAGAACTGGCAATGGGAGTTGAGATTAGTGTTGTCCTGGATGGTACCAGGAATCATGACAGTCACGTCAGAGGGGGGAGCAAAGCGTGTAGCAGATTCAGAACATCTGCATTTCGTCTGGGATGTCTTGTGGACTTGGATGATGAGTATGATTTGCTGTATGATATAAAAATCAATACATTAAGAAGAAATGTAGTAGAAGAAGAGTCTTTGTATAAAGTGAAAAATGGAAAGACGGTTCATCAGGGTGACAAGATATTCAGAACAAAATTACAGCAGGAAGAAAGTGGTGATATCAAGGTAGAATATAGAAACGGCAAAAGAGGAACAAATCCCGATATTGTATGTATCAGGACGGTTTCCATTTTATCACAAATGAAAAGCAAGCTGCCTGAGAATACAGAAATAGACACTGAGAACCTGCAATATGTTAATTTGGTGTTGGAAAACTTGAGGGGGATATTTGTGCTTGACCCAATACCTTCTGAAATGAGGGATTATGTAAGGATAACGGATGTTGAGTTAAAAACAAATTGTGAAAATATATCCCCGGTGCTTTACAATCTTTGCCAAGAGAAGGAGAAAAAGAAGCGGCTGCTTGATATCGTATGCAGTCTTCCGGAAAATGAAGTGAAAGATATAGAGTTTGTGGTAACAAAATTGGGGGATGTTATATTTGGCTTAAAGGAGCAGTATCTTTCCTCTTCTGAGCTTGTGGACGCGAAAAAGCTTTCGGATGGAACGTTGCGCTGTATTGCCCTGGTATCATCCATGTTAACAATGCCTGAGAATGGTGTTCTTGTTATTGAAGAAATTGATAATGGCATTCATCCGGGCAGGGTACGGAAGCTAATAGAGAGTTTGCAAATGTTAGGCAGGGAAAGAAATATAGATATTATTCTTACTACACATAATGCATTTTTATTAAACAGTTATGATAAGAATAAACTTCTGGGGGTTTCTGTTGTTTACAGAGATAAAGAAAAAGGGACAAGCAGATTTATTCCTTTTGTTGATGTGAAGCAGTCACCAAAAATACTTGCATCTGGCGGTTTGGGATATGCGATGGCAGAAGAAACGCTGACGGACAGTATTAAGTCAACAGATACAAGTATAGATTATTCATGGCTGGGGGTATAA
- a CDS encoding aspartate/glutamate racemase family protein, whose amino-acid sequence MRKLGILGGMGPESTLLYYKEIASGFKKRDKNGYFPALTIETVNMYEMLDFCKTQQYEDLSNYLLQGIHNLEKAGADFAVLASNTPHVVFDILEKRANIPLLSIVEPSCRAVKAAGIKKTAWLGTGFTMEQSYFKKLFVENGIQVVVPHEKERMFIDRVIAKELEFGIVKEESKRGIDSIIKRLIAEEGIEAVIMGCTELPLMYSGEVLPVPVFDTLKYHIQGILDYMFEI is encoded by the coding sequence ATGAGAAAGTTGGGAATACTGGGCGGGATGGGACCTGAATCAACATTACTTTATTACAAAGAAATTGCTTCCGGGTTCAAAAAAAGAGATAAAAACGGATATTTCCCGGCACTTACGATAGAGACTGTCAATATGTATGAAATGTTGGATTTTTGTAAGACACAGCAGTATGAGGACTTGTCAAACTATCTGCTGCAGGGAATTCACAATCTTGAAAAAGCGGGAGCGGACTTTGCTGTCTTAGCCTCTAATACACCCCATGTTGTGTTTGATATTCTTGAAAAAAGAGCCAATATACCATTACTCAGCATCGTAGAGCCTTCCTGCAGGGCAGTCAAAGCTGCCGGAATAAAGAAAACGGCCTGGCTGGGAACCGGGTTTACTATGGAACAGTCGTATTTTAAAAAATTATTTGTGGAAAATGGTATTCAAGTAGTGGTTCCCCATGAAAAAGAGAGAATGTTCATTGACAGAGTAATTGCAAAAGAGCTTGAGTTCGGTATCGTAAAGGAAGAGTCCAAAAGGGGAATAGACAGTATTATAAAGCGGCTGATCGCAGAGGAGGGAATAGAAGCTGTTATCATGGGATGCACAGAATTGCCTCTGATGTATTCCGGTGAGGTATTGCCTGTGCCTGTTTTTGATACTTTAAAATACCACATACAGGGGATTCTTGACTATATGTTTGAAATATAA
- a CDS encoding pseudouridine synthase, translating into MRLNKYLSDAGVCSRREADRLVQDGRVMVDGKTAVLGMQIQEGQEILVNGKKVRREEKKVLLLFHKPRGIECTANPKIKKNVISYIDYPIRIYYIGRLDKDSEGLLLLTNQGELVNKMMRAGNCHEKEYLVTVDKPVTDDFIKKMSSGVPILGTVTRKCQVEKTGKKTFRIILTQGLNRQIRRMCEYLGYRVERLVRVRVMNLELGDLPVGQYREAAEKELENLKSLIQDSSETTVIRKNERRKR; encoded by the coding sequence ATGCGTTTAAATAAATATCTGAGTGACGCCGGCGTCTGTTCCAGGCGGGAGGCGGACCGTCTTGTACAGGACGGAAGAGTTATGGTGGACGGTAAAACTGCCGTTCTGGGCATGCAGATCCAAGAGGGGCAGGAGATTTTAGTGAACGGAAAAAAAGTCCGCCGCGAAGAAAAAAAAGTGCTTCTGCTCTTTCACAAACCAAGAGGAATTGAGTGTACAGCCAATCCCAAAATAAAAAAGAATGTGATCTCTTATATAGATTACCCAATTCGGATATATTATATAGGAAGGCTTGACAAAGATTCGGAAGGACTTTTGCTTCTGACCAATCAGGGTGAACTTGTGAATAAGATGATGCGGGCCGGCAACTGCCATGAAAAAGAGTATCTGGTGACTGTGGATAAGCCTGTGACAGATGATTTTATCAAAAAAATGTCATCCGGTGTCCCTATTCTGGGCACGGTGACGAGAAAGTGCCAGGTGGAAAAGACAGGGAAGAAAACCTTTCGCATTATCCTTACCCAGGGTCTGAACCGTCAGATCCGGCGGATGTGTGAATATCTGGGATATAGAGTGGAACGGCTTGTGCGGGTTCGTGTTATGAATCTGGAGCTGGGTGACCTGCCGGTCGGACAGTACCGGGAGGCTGCGGAAAAGGAACTGGAGAATTTAAAAAGTCTCATTCAGGATTCTTCAGAGACGACTGTCATAAGGAAAAATGAACGGAGGAAAAGGTAA
- a CDS encoding DUF4091 domain-containing protein, translating to MPEFEFYLTGSLEKIFPDSDPQTMDTVGRISILKGEVPAVQIAYTRRCSREKLPYKYQFQCEVTGIAAPARFRDVELVPSAFPCYEVTDENYLSTRPGLFPDLLKPKKDNFITPMPGQFRSLWLDFPDTAMLEAGLYHVSIRLTMLPEVCMGDGTLQKLGEDTVEEVLTFELEVGEAVRAPQSLIHTEWFHADCLADYYGTEVFSENHWEIIEKQIALAGKELGVNMILTPVFTPPLDTAKGGERTTVQLAEIELAEDGYHFDFSKLKRWCDICRRSGIENLEIAHLFTQWGAEATPKIYVTEDGVKKQKFGWHMPAVSLEYRRFLEAFLPALQTKLEEFGFDREHVYFHISDEPSKENLESYMQAKAAVEDLLKGWKVIDALSDYVFYEKGIVEKPIPSNDHIQAFIDHGVEDLWVYYCCGQSDKVPNRFFAMPSARNRIMGVLMYLYKIKGFLHWGYNFYNSMFSIEHINPFFDTHAGYAFPSGDPFLVYPGADGEPWSSIRAEVQREGLDDMRALEELEKRVGRERVVEIIYENVKEKLTFEKYPRDAQYLYRLRNRVTAEMREAAEK from the coding sequence ATGCCGGAATTTGAATTTTATTTAACCGGAAGTCTTGAAAAGATATTTCCGGACTCTGATCCCCAGACAATGGATACAGTGGGCAGAATATCCATCCTGAAGGGGGAAGTACCTGCAGTGCAGATCGCTTACACAAGAAGATGCAGCAGGGAAAAGCTGCCATATAAATACCAGTTTCAGTGTGAAGTGACGGGAATAGCGGCCCCAGCGCGTTTCCGGGATGTGGAGCTGGTTCCCTCTGCATTTCCCTGTTATGAAGTGACAGATGAGAATTATCTGTCAACCAGGCCGGGCTTGTTTCCTGATTTGCTGAAGCCTAAAAAGGATAATTTTATCACACCAATGCCCGGGCAGTTCCGGTCTCTTTGGCTCGATTTTCCGGATACCGCCATGCTGGAGGCAGGTTTGTATCATGTCTCAATCCGGCTGACCATGCTGCCGGAAGTCTGTATGGGGGACGGTACTCTGCAGAAGTTAGGAGAAGATACTGTTGAAGAAGTGTTGACCTTTGAGCTGGAGGTGGGGGAGGCTGTGAGAGCGCCCCAGTCTCTCATACATACAGAATGGTTTCATGCTGACTGTCTTGCAGATTACTACGGGACAGAGGTATTTAGTGAGAACCATTGGGAGATCATAGAAAAGCAGATCGCCCTTGCAGGGAAAGAGCTGGGTGTGAATATGATCCTCACACCTGTGTTCACGCCGCCTTTAGACACGGCAAAAGGTGGTGAGCGCACAACAGTCCAATTGGCAGAGATAGAGCTGGCAGAGGACGGTTACCATTTTGATTTTTCAAAGCTGAAAAGATGGTGTGATATATGCAGAAGATCAGGAATTGAGAATCTTGAGATTGCCCATCTCTTCACTCAGTGGGGAGCTGAAGCAACACCAAAGATATATGTCACAGAGGATGGCGTCAAAAAACAAAAATTTGGCTGGCATATGCCTGCGGTGAGTCTTGAGTACAGAAGATTTCTGGAAGCCTTCCTTCCGGCGCTTCAGACAAAATTGGAGGAATTTGGTTTTGACAGGGAGCATGTCTATTTCCACATTTCGGATGAGCCGTCAAAAGAAAATCTGGAGAGCTATATGCAGGCAAAGGCAGCGGTGGAAGATCTGCTGAAGGGGTGGAAGGTGATAGATGCCCTAAGTGATTATGTGTTCTATGAGAAAGGGATCGTGGAGAAGCCCATTCCGTCCAATGATCATATTCAGGCTTTTATTGATCATGGGGTGGAGGATCTATGGGTATATTACTGCTGCGGACAGAGTGATAAAGTGCCAAACCGTTTTTTTGCCATGCCAAGTGCAAGGAACAGGATCATGGGAGTGCTGATGTACCTATATAAGATAAAAGGATTTTTGCACTGGGGATATAACTTCTACAATTCTATGTTTTCCATAGAGCATATAAATCCCTTTTTTGACACCCATGCAGGCTATGCGTTTCCATCCGGGGATCCATTCCTTGTGTATCCCGGCGCGGACGGGGAACCGTGGTCTTCCATACGGGCAGAGGTACAGCGGGAAGGACTGGATGACATGCGGGCACTGGAAGAATTGGAAAAAAGAGTGGGAAGGGAGAGGGTTGTAGAGATCATTTACGAAAATGTGAAGGAAAAGCTCACTTTTGAGAAGTATCCCCGGGATGCGCAATATCTTTACCGATTGAGAAACAGAGTGACAGCCGAGATGAGAGAGGCTGCGGAAAAATAA